One window from the genome of Faecalibacterium sp. HTF-F encodes:
- a CDS encoding nitrous oxide-stimulated promoter family protein, whose product MQDTPKDLDKKRADEKLLVSEMIALYCRRQHRTPKGTLCPECRQLHDYALMRIDKCPFMETKSFCSACRVHCYQPAMREKIRTVMRWAGPRMLPVHPVLSIRHVAVTLRSKREAKKAG is encoded by the coding sequence ATGCAGGATACCCCAAAGGATCTGGACAAAAAACGCGCAGACGAAAAGCTGCTGGTCAGTGAAATGATCGCTCTTTACTGCCGCAGGCAGCACAGAACACCCAAAGGAACCCTGTGCCCGGAATGCAGGCAGCTGCACGACTATGCCCTGATGCGCATTGATAAGTGCCCATTCATGGAGACCAAGAGCTTCTGCTCAGCCTGCAGGGTGCACTGCTACCAGCCCGCCATGCGGGAAAAGATCCGCACGGTGATGCGCTGGGCAGGCCCCCGGATGCTGCCGGTGCACCCGGTGCTGTCCATCCGGCATGTGGCAGTCACACTCCGGTCTAAGCGCGAAGCAAAAAAGGCTGGATGA
- a CDS encoding DUF1540 domain-containing protein has protein sequence MENIGVTCDVCECSHNVSGCKCELPQIKVTEQCTCNTQQVETPHYCQNYEKK, from the coding sequence ATGGAAAACATCGGCGTTACCTGTGATGTCTGCGAGTGCAGCCACAATGTGAGCGGCTGCAAGTGCGAGCTGCCCCAGATCAAAGTGACAGAGCAGTGCACCTGCAATACGCAGCAGGTGGAGACCCCGCACTACTGCCAGAACTACGAGAAAAAGTAA
- a CDS encoding HAD family hydrolase: MYKSIIFDLGGVMVDFDPKAYLVDRLCNAAIEEQVYDLTFGSEEWQQLDAGLVSRFNGNSSMLKKAKAAGREFEVQGVLDDWLHILRPRRRMQELVQRLKNHGYSVYYLSNIPQDVLELFQTRGILDNFDGGVASCEVHINKPDPRIYQALLDKYSLRASECVFIDDNLANVQAAFALGFAGIQMKENVGTLVRSLATCNVTLR, encoded by the coding sequence ATGTATAAAAGCATCATTTTTGATCTGGGCGGCGTCATGGTGGATTTTGATCCCAAAGCCTATCTGGTAGACCGCCTGTGCAACGCCGCCATTGAAGAGCAGGTCTACGACCTGACCTTTGGCAGTGAAGAATGGCAGCAGCTGGATGCCGGGCTGGTCTCCCGCTTTAACGGCAACAGCTCCATGCTCAAAAAGGCAAAGGCCGCCGGGCGTGAGTTCGAGGTGCAGGGCGTGCTGGACGACTGGCTGCACATTCTGCGTCCGCGCCGCCGGATGCAGGAGCTGGTACAGCGCCTGAAGAACCATGGCTACAGCGTGTATTACCTGAGCAACATCCCGCAGGACGTGCTGGAGCTGTTCCAGACGCGGGGCATTCTGGACAACTTCGACGGCGGCGTGGCCTCCTGTGAGGTACACATCAACAAGCCAGACCCCCGCATCTATCAGGCATTGCTGGACAAATACAGCCTCCGGGCCAGCGAGTGCGTTTTCATCGATGACAATCTGGCCAACGTGCAGGCCGCCTTTGCGCTGGGCTTTGCCGGCATCCAGATGAAGGAGAACGTAGGCACTCTGGTGCGCAGCCTTGCCACCTGCAATGTGACCCTGCGGTAA
- a CDS encoding PRC-barrel domain-containing protein — protein MTIRELCEKEVVQLEQGVCLGRADDLAFDPATAQLQNLILLGRPRLFGLLGRDESLTIPWQEIETIGADAILVHTALPQAPPQPEKPAFWRKLLAKWGT, from the coding sequence TTGACCATCCGGGAATTGTGTGAAAAGGAAGTGGTGCAGCTGGAGCAGGGCGTCTGCCTTGGCCGGGCCGATGATCTGGCCTTTGACCCCGCCACCGCCCAGCTGCAAAACCTGATCCTGCTGGGCAGGCCCCGGCTGTTTGGGCTGCTGGGCCGGGATGAGAGCCTGACCATCCCATGGCAGGAGATCGAGACCATTGGCGCGGATGCCATCCTGGTGCACACGGCCCTGCCGCAGGCACCACCGCAGCCGGAAAAGCCCGCGTTCTGGCGAAAGCTGCTGGCAAAATGGGGAACATGA
- a CDS encoding sulfatase-like hydrolase/transferase, with the protein MKTPKPLLTLRMVFPLAASLIALLLGEWIARGSLSADVFAEFIFPHIGAYLLAWLLLFLVWLLLDWVFRCPPLSTLGMAVLGCAPCAVNFYTLQLRGEPFLPWDLAQVSEAAGVASAAGLKIQTSMVVTIIVVLALTVGSFFLFRGRHKQRWLPRLAGSAATVAALCLLVFGVYLQPAVTRAVGIVPDAWMQDRYYRYYGVITGFMTNLTNLEIDKPEEYSQEAVDALLDNVDESQKFNTSPLYSTSYSAVTPKDEQVKDPTIIYVMDESYWDVSELEQYGITFDTDVSQNLHALQQTSAYGRAYSPSFGGGTCDVEFEALTGYSVSFLPSGSKPYQQHVTKPMFAMPNYLKSRGYQTAAVHCFWAKYWSRDKAYPNLGFDDFISLEDMHGVTKVRKHYWTSGLVTDDSMADQIIQQYESMKASSDKPVFLHAVTMQNHTNYNKDNYPDDERVKVVSHPTGLKPSTVGALEDFATGIRDADAMLGRLTEYFSQIDEPVILVLWGDHYNPIDSNYDVYTATGYASDSSADPRLHQTTLLMWSNYSDQQVDLGTIAAYDISPVMMDIYGLEEPLYFQFLNRQLRVASRTNTRGTTMNLDGTTTQEPTEFQQRWCAEHWLLQYDLMFGKGYALDRMGLSAFSAPPKGK; encoded by the coding sequence ATGAAAACTCCAAAACCGCTTTTGACGCTGCGGATGGTGTTTCCGCTGGCGGCATCGCTGATCGCGCTGCTGCTGGGCGAATGGATCGCCCGCGGAAGCCTGAGCGCAGATGTATTTGCAGAATTTATCTTTCCGCATATCGGGGCCTACCTGCTGGCATGGCTGCTGCTGTTTCTGGTGTGGCTGCTGCTGGACTGGGTATTCCGCTGCCCGCCGCTGTCCACGCTGGGCATGGCGGTGCTGGGCTGTGCGCCCTGTGCGGTGAACTTCTATACCTTGCAGCTGCGCGGCGAGCCCTTTCTGCCGTGGGATCTGGCACAGGTGTCGGAAGCTGCCGGTGTGGCGTCCGCTGCAGGCCTCAAGATCCAGACCAGCATGGTCGTCACCATCATCGTGGTGCTGGCACTGACGGTGGGCAGCTTCTTCCTGTTCCGCGGCCGTCACAAACAGCGCTGGCTGCCCCGGCTGGCGGGCTCTGCCGCCACGGTTGCAGCCCTCTGCCTGCTGGTGTTCGGCGTGTACTTACAGCCTGCCGTCACCCGGGCCGTCGGCATTGTGCCGGACGCATGGATGCAGGATCGTTACTATCGCTACTATGGCGTGATCACCGGCTTTATGACGAACCTTACCAATCTGGAGATCGACAAGCCTGAGGAATACTCGCAGGAAGCAGTGGATGCTCTGCTGGACAATGTGGACGAGAGCCAGAAGTTCAACACCAGTCCGCTGTATTCCACCAGCTACAGTGCCGTCACTCCCAAGGACGAGCAGGTGAAGGACCCCACCATCATCTATGTGATGGACGAGTCCTATTGGGATGTCTCGGAGCTGGAACAGTACGGCATCACCTTTGATACGGATGTCTCCCAAAACCTGCATGCATTGCAGCAGACCAGCGCCTACGGCCGGGCCTACAGTCCCAGCTTTGGCGGCGGCACCTGCGATGTGGAGTTTGAGGCGTTGACCGGCTATTCGGTGTCCTTCCTGCCCAGCGGCAGCAAGCCCTACCAGCAGCATGTGACCAAGCCCATGTTCGCCATGCCCAATTATCTCAAGAGCCGGGGCTATCAGACCGCTGCCGTGCACTGCTTCTGGGCAAAATACTGGAGCCGCGACAAGGCTTACCCCAATCTCGGCTTTGACGATTTTATCAGCCTTGAGGATATGCATGGCGTGACCAAGGTCCGGAAACACTACTGGACGAGCGGCCTTGTTACCGATGATTCCATGGCAGACCAGATCATCCAGCAGTACGAGAGCATGAAGGCATCCTCGGATAAGCCGGTGTTCCTGCACGCCGTCACCATGCAGAACCATACCAATTATAATAAGGACAACTACCCGGACGACGAGCGCGTAAAGGTGGTGTCCCATCCCACGGGCCTCAAGCCCAGCACCGTGGGTGCACTGGAGGACTTTGCCACCGGCATCCGGGACGCGGACGCCATGCTGGGCAGGCTGACCGAATACTTCTCTCAGATAGACGAGCCGGTCATTCTGGTGCTCTGGGGCGACCACTACAACCCTATCGACTCCAATTATGACGTTTATACCGCCACCGGCTATGCCAGCGATTCCAGCGCAGACCCCCGCCTGCACCAGACCACCCTGCTGATGTGGTCCAACTACTCCGACCAGCAGGTAGACCTTGGCACCATTGCCGCTTACGATATCTCGCCGGTGATGATGGATATCTACGGTCTGGAAGAGCCGCTCTACTTCCAGTTCCTGAACCGTCAGCTGCGTGTGGCCAGCCGCACCAACACCCGCGGAACCACCATGAATCTGGACGGCACCACCACGCAGGAGCCCACAGAGTTCCAGCAGCGGTGGTGCGCGGAGCACTGGCTGCTGCAGTACGATCTGATGTTCGGCAAAGGATATGCGCTGGATCGCATGGGCCTTTCGGCCTTCAGCGCACCGCCAAAGGGCAAATAA
- the rpsB gene encoding 30S ribosomal protein S2 gives MAVVSMKQLLEAGVHFGHQTRRWNPKMAKYIFTERNGIYIIDLQKTVKKLDEAYNYVKEVAAEGGDILFVGTKKQAQESIRDEALRCGMHYVNARWLGGMLTNFRTIRKRIDRMDQLAKMKENGTFELLPKKEVAKLELEMEKLDKYLGGVKNMKTLPKAMFIVDPHKERIAVAEARKLNIPIVAIVDTNCNPDEIDYVIPGNDDAIRAVKLIAGAMADAALEGKQGNQEAAPAEDAANA, from the coding sequence ATGGCAGTCGTTTCTATGAAGCAGCTTCTCGAGGCAGGCGTGCACTTCGGTCACCAGACCCGCCGTTGGAACCCCAAGATGGCTAAGTACATCTTCACCGAGCGCAACGGCATCTATATCATCGATCTGCAGAAGACCGTGAAGAAGCTGGACGAGGCTTACAACTACGTGAAGGAAGTTGCAGCTGAGGGCGGCGACATCCTGTTCGTCGGCACCAAGAAGCAGGCTCAGGAGTCCATCCGTGACGAGGCTCTGCGCTGTGGCATGCACTATGTCAATGCTCGCTGGCTGGGCGGTATGCTGACCAACTTCCGCACCATCCGCAAGCGCATCGACCGTATGGATCAGCTGGCTAAGATGAAGGAGAACGGCACCTTCGAGCTGCTGCCCAAGAAGGAAGTTGCCAAGCTGGAGCTGGAGATGGAGAAGCTGGACAAGTACCTGGGCGGCGTCAAGAACATGAAGACCCTGCCGAAGGCTATGTTCATCGTCGATCCTCACAAGGAGCGCATCGCTGTTGCTGAGGCCCGCAAGCTGAACATCCCCATCGTTGCTATCGTTGATACCAACTGCAACCCCGACGAGATCGATTACGTGATCCCCGGCAACGACGACGCAATCCGTGCTGTCAAGCTGATTGCTGGCGCTATGGCTGACGCTGCGCTGGAAGGCAAGCAGGGCAACCAGGAGGCCGCTCCCGCTGAGGATGCAGCAAACGCCTGA
- the tsf gene encoding translation elongation factor Ts, with protein sequence MAISAKDVMELRKQTDCGMMECKKALTEADGNFEKAIEILRERGLATAAKKASRTAAEGMVYADYCPECKVGVVIEVNAETDFVAKNDKFVAFVKEATQVIMKQNPADVEALMACKTESGETVDEALKNLILVIKENIKVRRFVRYEGVCSAYVHGGGTHGILVNFETTNGIEAKDEFAAYGKDIAMQVAAANPGYVDEASVPAEVVAKEKEIMLAQMAGDPKTANKPEAVKQKMIEGKIKKFFKENCLVDQEFVKDGDLTVAQYTAKVAKDLGGDIKIVKFTRFQKGEGLEKRADDFAAEVASMVK encoded by the coding sequence ATGGCTATTTCTGCAAAGGACGTTATGGAACTGCGCAAGCAGACCGACTGCGGCATGATGGAGTGCAAGAAGGCTCTGACCGAGGCTGACGGCAACTTCGAGAAGGCAATCGAGATCCTGCGTGAGCGTGGTCTGGCTACCGCTGCCAAGAAGGCAAGCCGCACCGCTGCCGAGGGTATGGTCTACGCTGACTACTGCCCCGAGTGCAAGGTGGGTGTTGTCATCGAGGTCAACGCTGAGACCGACTTCGTTGCCAAGAACGACAAGTTCGTTGCTTTCGTCAAGGAGGCAACTCAGGTCATCATGAAGCAGAACCCTGCTGATGTTGAGGCTCTGATGGCTTGCAAGACCGAGTCTGGCGAGACCGTTGACGAGGCTCTGAAGAACCTGATCCTGGTCATCAAGGAGAACATCAAGGTTCGCCGTTTCGTCCGTTACGAGGGCGTCTGCTCTGCATACGTCCACGGCGGCGGCACCCACGGCATTCTGGTCAACTTCGAGACCACCAACGGCATCGAGGCTAAGGACGAGTTCGCTGCTTACGGCAAGGACATCGCCATGCAGGTCGCAGCTGCAAACCCCGGCTATGTCGATGAGGCTTCTGTCCCCGCTGAGGTCGTGGCTAAGGAGAAGGAGATCATGCTGGCTCAGATGGCTGGCGATCCCAAGACCGCTAACAAGCCCGAGGCTGTGAAGCAGAAGATGATCGAGGGCAAGATCAAGAAGTTCTTCAAGGAGAACTGCCTGGTCGATCAGGAGTTCGTCAAGGACGGCGACCTGACCGTTGCTCAGTACACCGCTAAGGTCGCTAAGGATCTGGGCGGCGACATCAAGATCGTCAAGTTCACCCGCTTCCAGAAGGGCGAAGGCCTGGAGAAGCGTGCTGACGACTTCGCTGCTGAAGTTGCAAGCATGGTGAAGTAA
- a CDS encoding alpha/beta hydrolase, which yields MKKQTMTLAGVPAVLYGERSRRAYLYLHGKNGCKEEAERFAATACEAGWQVLAIDLPEHGARKNSPEQLLPWVVVPELQAVYARMKPVWAHIRLYGVSIGAWLAMQALQADAPEKTLLVSPVVDMEALITNMMQYAHVTEEQLRRAGEIPTDLGETLSWPYLCWVREHPLSWHGRTQVLYGDQDALTSRTMIERFRQESGAHLTIMEGGEHWFHTPVQMAVLQTWEEANF from the coding sequence ATGAAAAAACAAACCATGACTCTTGCGGGCGTCCCTGCCGTCCTGTACGGCGAACGGAGCCGCAGAGCCTATCTCTATCTCCATGGTAAGAACGGCTGCAAGGAAGAGGCAGAACGTTTTGCTGCTACAGCCTGTGAAGCTGGCTGGCAGGTGCTGGCTATCGACCTGCCCGAGCATGGCGCACGGAAAAACAGCCCGGAGCAGCTACTGCCATGGGTGGTGGTCCCGGAACTGCAGGCTGTCTATGCCCGCATGAAGCCGGTGTGGGCGCATATCCGGCTGTATGGCGTGAGCATCGGCGCATGGCTTGCCATGCAGGCACTGCAGGCCGACGCCCCGGAAAAGACCCTGCTGGTCTCTCCGGTGGTGGATATGGAAGCTCTCATCACGAATATGATGCAATATGCCCATGTGACCGAGGAACAGCTGCGGCGGGCAGGGGAAATCCCCACGGATCTCGGTGAGACCCTCTCATGGCCGTATCTGTGCTGGGTGCGGGAACATCCGCTGAGCTGGCATGGCCGCACGCAGGTGCTCTACGGAGATCAGGATGCCCTGACCAGCCGCACCATGATCGAGCGCTTCCGTCAGGAAAGCGGGGCGCATCTGACGATCATGGAAGGCGGGGAGCACTGGTTCCATACCCCGGTGCAGATGGCGGTCCTTCAAACGTGGGAAGAAGCGAATTTTTGA
- a CDS encoding carbon starvation protein A, whose translation MNTLVIVLIAAVCLFGAYMLYGRWLANKWGIDPSAKTPAVVHEDGRDYVPTDGWTVFAHQFSSIAGAGPVTGAIQAAAFGWLPVLLWVLLGGIFFGAVTDFGALYASVKNDGKSMGMLIEKYIGKTGRKLFLLFCWLFCGIVIAAFADMVAGTFNAYGADGALVEAAQTNGAAGMVSIMFMVFAVVFGLLQKNLHFTGWKENVISIVFIVLSFVVGANFPIILGKAAWSYITFVYIFFAAVLPMWLLKQPRDHMTTFMFVAMIVGAVLGLIVNHPVMNLPVFTGFTNAKLGTMFPILFVTVACGAVSGFHSLVSSGTSSKTVTNEKDMLKVGYGAMVLESLLAVIALCVAGASAAADGTPADGTPFQIFSRGVASFFVGFGLNQHFASVFMTMCVSALALTSLDAVARIGRMSFQELFSVDDMEHAEGWRKLLCNVYFSTFLTLAFGFLLTKIGYANIWPLFGSANQLLSALVLATLCVFLKVTGRSNKMIFPPLVIMLCVTFTALVQRLIAMVKAISNAAAVTIPAGETTWGAVFIANGLQLILAVLLIVLGLNIVFHSFKAYKNAEHNSEAKV comes from the coding sequence ATGAATACGCTGGTCATCGTATTGATCGCAGCCGTGTGTCTGTTTGGCGCTTATATGCTTTACGGCCGCTGGCTGGCTAACAAGTGGGGCATCGACCCCTCTGCCAAGACCCCGGCAGTTGTCCATGAGGACGGCCGGGACTATGTTCCCACCGACGGCTGGACCGTGTTTGCACACCAGTTCAGCTCCATTGCCGGTGCAGGCCCTGTCACCGGTGCGATCCAGGCCGCTGCTTTCGGCTGGCTGCCGGTGCTGCTGTGGGTGCTGCTGGGCGGCATCTTCTTCGGTGCCGTCACCGACTTCGGCGCTCTGTACGCTTCCGTTAAGAACGACGGCAAGAGCATGGGCATGCTGATCGAAAAGTACATCGGCAAGACCGGCCGCAAGCTGTTCCTGCTGTTCTGCTGGCTGTTCTGCGGCATTGTTATTGCCGCCTTTGCCGACATGGTGGCCGGCACCTTCAATGCCTACGGTGCTGACGGTGCTCTGGTGGAGGCTGCCCAGACCAACGGTGCTGCTGGCATGGTCTCCATCATGTTCATGGTGTTCGCCGTGGTCTTTGGCCTGTTGCAGAAGAACCTGCACTTCACCGGCTGGAAAGAGAATGTGATCAGCATTGTATTCATCGTGCTGTCTTTTGTGGTGGGTGCAAACTTCCCCATCATTCTGGGTAAGGCTGCATGGAGCTACATCACCTTTGTGTACATCTTCTTTGCCGCTGTCCTGCCCATGTGGCTGCTGAAGCAGCCCCGTGACCACATGACCACCTTTATGTTCGTGGCCATGATCGTGGGCGCTGTTCTGGGCCTGATCGTCAACCATCCCGTCATGAACCTGCCGGTGTTCACCGGCTTTACCAACGCCAAGCTGGGCACCATGTTCCCCATCCTGTTCGTTACCGTTGCCTGCGGCGCTGTTTCCGGTTTCCACAGTCTGGTGTCTTCCGGCACTTCCTCCAAGACCGTTACCAATGAGAAGGATATGCTGAAGGTCGGCTATGGTGCCATGGTGCTGGAAAGCCTGCTGGCTGTCATCGCTCTGTGTGTTGCCGGTGCTTCTGCTGCTGCAGACGGCACCCCCGCAGACGGCACTCCGTTCCAGATCTTCAGCCGCGGCGTTGCCAGCTTCTTCGTGGGCTTCGGCCTGAACCAGCACTTTGCCTCTGTGTTTATGACCATGTGCGTTTCCGCACTGGCTCTGACCAGTCTGGATGCTGTGGCCCGTATCGGCCGCATGAGCTTCCAGGAGCTGTTCAGCGTGGATGACATGGAGCATGCTGAGGGCTGGCGCAAGCTGCTGTGCAACGTGTACTTCTCCACCTTCCTGACTCTGGCTTTCGGCTTCCTGCTGACCAAGATCGGCTACGCCAACATCTGGCCCCTGTTCGGTTCTGCAAACCAGCTGCTGAGCGCTCTGGTTCTGGCCACTCTGTGCGTGTTCCTGAAGGTCACCGGCCGCAGCAACAAGATGATCTTCCCTCCGCTGGTCATCATGCTGTGCGTCACCTTCACCGCTCTGGTGCAGCGCCTGATTGCTATGGTCAAGGCCATCAGCAATGCCGCTGCTGTCACCATCCCCGCTGGCGAGACCACTTGGGGTGCTGTGTTCATTGCAAACGGCCTGCAGCTGATCCTGGCTGTGCTGCTGATCGTTCTGGGCCTGAACATCGTGTTCCACTCCTTCAAGGCCTATAAAAACGCTGAGCACAACAGCGAGGCAAAGGTCTGA
- a CDS encoding YerC/YecD family TrpR-related protein codes for MAEKNSRRNQTTDALFDAILSLRTREECYNFFEDLCTVKEISDMAQRLEAAKMLLDGSTYDQIVKAVEISTATISRINRCIQYGSGGYRATIEKVRGTQNPQKQE; via the coding sequence ATGGCAGAAAAAAATTCCAGAAGAAACCAGACCACTGATGCACTGTTTGATGCGATCCTCAGCCTGAGAACACGGGAAGAATGCTACAATTTTTTTGAGGATCTGTGCACGGTAAAGGAGATCTCCGATATGGCGCAGCGGCTGGAAGCGGCCAAAATGCTGCTGGACGGCAGTACCTACGACCAGATCGTGAAGGCGGTGGAGATCAGCACGGCGACCATCAGCCGCATCAACCGCTGCATCCAGTACGGCTCCGGCGGCTACCGCGCGACCATTGAAAAGGTGCGCGGCACCCAGAATCCACAAAAGCAGGAGTAA
- a CDS encoding HAD-IA family hydrolase, translated as MLNYDAILFDVDGTLIDSAPGIINTLKEVFDKMGVDTTHVNLRRYLGPPLRKSFGEHFTDPALIEKATNLYRDSYAVKGSHECAAYPGAAEMLQHLKAAGLILCTATSKPTQVVTPILKEKGLADYFDFIGGASMDESRDTKTDVVRHVLAQPMMQGKRVLMVGDRNDDMRGAADCGLDAAGALYGYGSREELAPFHPMLLAESCADLAAQILD; from the coding sequence TTGCTGAATTACGATGCGATCCTGTTCGATGTGGACGGAACCCTGATCGATTCTGCCCCGGGTATTATAAATACATTAAAAGAAGTCTTTGATAAGATGGGCGTGGACACCACGCACGTCAACCTGCGCCGCTATCTCGGGCCGCCGCTGCGCAAAAGCTTTGGCGAACATTTCACGGACCCGGCCCTCATTGAAAAGGCCACGAACCTTTACCGTGACAGCTACGCCGTCAAGGGCAGCCACGAGTGTGCCGCCTATCCGGGCGCAGCAGAGATGCTGCAGCACCTGAAGGCTGCGGGCCTGATCCTGTGCACGGCCACCTCCAAGCCCACGCAGGTCGTTACGCCGATTCTGAAAGAAAAGGGTCTTGCAGATTATTTTGATTTTATCGGCGGCGCGTCCATGGACGAGAGCCGCGATACCAAGACCGATGTGGTACGCCATGTGCTTGCTCAGCCCATGATGCAGGGCAAGCGGGTGCTGATGGTGGGCGATCGCAACGATGATATGCGCGGCGCAGCAGACTGCGGTCTGGACGCCGCCGGTGCGCTGTATGGTTACGGCAGCAGGGAGGAACTGGCCCCCTTCCACCCCATGCTGCTGGCAGAAAGCTGTGCCGACCTTGCAGCGCAGATCCTGGACTGA
- a CDS encoding SGNH/GDSL hydrolase family protein, protein MKKTQPEKQSLTPMQKQAVLVCAVCALAAVLTIGITLTLLKRGKNPSAPVEQPSSEVLVPGEEDISDHYQINETSSALLPETADAGEDYQKETLFIGDSNTVRLYANGLVSLQQFCAKEGIGTHAALTEGIVTFKKDNNSYTIAQAVAKMKPRRVVIMLGTNDNGMAVEEFINNYTALVQAIQESYPYTDIIVNTVPPVPANHANYPNMDQTKIDDFNMALLSMCEQMGLKFLNTAEVLKDANGYGREDYYQSGDIHLKPAGLKALLSYLRTHAYQTDDRRPDTANIPKRAEYTANPSSAVAAPSSSEAASSSEGQSVLYQAAYRVDKNGGGTLSSGSDSGKTALTYDVTNTAQSVSVTAVPQEGHVFVRWSDGVTQKTRTDTNFKQNVDVTAMFAQASISISSTGKAVLGDYYTFTAKLGGKHLTADSIRWYANGVEVPQAAGKTAVKVEIDPSMLNATFKVYAVASYNGCTVASNTLNVTVSGVSAGSASSSGSTSSSSSGSTSSSGSSSAASSGASSGSTSASDSTSHGTSSSESTAPSASTSSSNGESSFSHSTSSNTSSGSSHSTGSSVSSSESTSSSHSSSATESGSHTGSSSTTESGSHTEPSEANASKETTNEQAAPTDSVS, encoded by the coding sequence ATGAAAAAAACACAACCGGAAAAGCAATCACTTACCCCCATGCAGAAGCAGGCGGTGCTGGTGTGCGCGGTGTGCGCGCTGGCCGCTGTTTTGACCATCGGCATCACGCTGACCCTGCTCAAGCGCGGCAAGAACCCCTCCGCCCCGGTGGAGCAGCCCTCCAGTGAGGTTCTGGTGCCGGGTGAAGAGGATATCTCGGATCACTATCAGATCAACGAGACCTCCAGCGCCCTGCTGCCGGAGACCGCCGATGCGGGCGAGGACTATCAGAAAGAGACCCTGTTCATCGGTGATTCCAACACGGTGCGCCTGTATGCAAACGGCCTTGTCAGCCTGCAGCAGTTCTGCGCCAAGGAGGGCATTGGCACCCACGCGGCCCTGACCGAGGGCATCGTCACCTTTAAAAAGGACAACAACAGCTACACCATCGCGCAGGCAGTGGCCAAAATGAAGCCCCGCCGCGTGGTCATTATGCTGGGCACCAACGACAACGGCATGGCGGTGGAGGAGTTCATCAATAATTACACCGCGCTGGTGCAGGCCATTCAGGAAAGCTACCCCTATACCGACATCATCGTGAACACGGTGCCGCCGGTGCCTGCAAACCACGCAAACTATCCCAATATGGATCAGACCAAGATCGACGACTTCAACATGGCGCTGCTGTCCATGTGTGAGCAGATGGGCCTGAAGTTCCTCAATACGGCTGAGGTGCTGAAGGATGCCAACGGCTATGGCCGTGAGGACTACTATCAGAGCGGGGACATTCACCTGAAGCCCGCCGGCCTCAAGGCATTGCTGAGCTACCTGCGCACCCATGCTTACCAGACCGACGACCGCCGCCCGGACACCGCCAACATTCCCAAACGCGCGGAATACACGGCAAATCCCAGTTCTGCGGTGGCAGCACCCAGCAGCTCGGAGGCTGCGAGCTCTTCCGAAGGGCAGAGCGTGCTGTATCAGGCCGCCTATCGTGTGGATAAGAACGGCGGCGGTACCCTGTCCAGCGGCAGCGACAGCGGCAAGACGGCACTGACCTATGATGTGACCAACACAGCTCAGTCTGTCAGCGTGACTGCCGTGCCGCAGGAGGGTCATGTGTTCGTCCGCTGGAGCGACGGCGTCACCCAGAAGACCCGCACAGACACCAATTTCAAGCAGAATGTGGATGTGACCGCCATGTTTGCACAGGCATCCATCAGCATCAGCAGCACCGGCAAGGCGGTTTTGGGCGATTACTACACCTTTACCGCAAAGCTGGGCGGTAAGCATCTCACTGCCGACAGCATCCGCTGGTACGCCAACGGTGTGGAAGTGCCGCAGGCTGCGGGCAAGACCGCTGTGAAGGTGGAGATCGATCCTTCCATGCTCAATGCGACCTTCAAGGTCTATGCAGTGGCAAGCTACAACGGCTGCACCGTTGCCAGCAACACCCTGAACGTGACGGTCAGCGGCGTGAGCGCTGGCTCTGCCAGCTCTTCCGGCAGCACGTCCAGCTCTTCCAGCGGCAGCACCAGCAGTTCTGGCAGCTCTTCCGCTGCTTCGTCCGGAGCTTCCTCCGGATCTACATCCGCTTCCGACAGCACCTCGCACGGCACTTCCAGCAGCGAGAGCACGGCTCCCTCGGCAAGCACGTCCAGCTCCAACGGTGAGTCCAGCTTCTCCCACAGTACGAGCAGCAACACCTCTTCCGGCTCTTCTCATAGTACGGGCAGCAGCGTTTCTTCCAGTGAGAGCACCTCGTCCTCCCATAGCAGTTCTGCGACGGAGAGCGGTTCTCACACAGGCAGCAGTTCCACGACGGAAAGCGGTTCTCACACAGAGCCTTCGGAAGCAAATGCCAGCAAGGAAACTACCAACGAGCAGGCAGCACCCACGGACTCTGTGTCCTGA